The DNA sequence TGTCCATCCATTTAGCCCGACGACATTGCCAACTAACCCGCTGACCGGCTGGTACTGCGGGAGATCTTGATACTCCTGTTTCACTGCATCCACGATGTCATTATTTTCCTGTTGAAGAACTGAGCAAGGTTCCTTCGCAATCTTTTGAGGCACATTATAAAAACTTATGGCTCGACGACCATATTTTTCTTGgaatttccttttcatctTGCTGTCTGTcattgtctttattttacaaaatggCCCTCTGCTCGAAAATAGGAAACCCGCACACATAACCATAAGCAAAGCACCAATGGCGGCGGGAAATAGAATTGATGAAATCTCGGTTTGGTCTTCCTGTGCTGTGACGTCACTTGCCTCAGGTATCTGATCTGCAAGAATGTTCACATGAATTAACGCACTGTTGCCCTGTGCCATGTTTCCTGCAACTTCTTTTGCGAGGTTGTGGCGCGTTTTATGAGAAAATCAATGTATAGTATGTTACTTAGCAAGGAGTGGTTGCAACTGAGGCGAGTTGGATTTAGCAAAGTCGCTTCCGGAAGTTGAACTGAGTTAGAGGTTTTGAGCAACTTCCTTATAGAGCTGAATGTTAAATATTTTGAAGTTCAAACGTTTGACGCCACTGGTATTCAGAGCGAGATTCCTTGCTCAAATGGAAAGCTCTGGTTCCCTTCTTTTCACTGAAGTTGTCTAGTTAGACGGACTGTATACTTGTATTGATGACCCGTGCTGTAATTCTTGGGGAGTTAGGCCCCCGTTTACTCCTCTCACCTCTTTGATTGAACCTGTTCTATGATTCAGTAGCcaacccccctccccccattCATAAACTGAAATAATGGACGCTTTTAATGATTAGAATTGATATAAGCAAAATAACGcacaaggcggtgataaacattgtgaagcagTGCGTTTCAAATAATTCGAGTTGACGTTCCGTATGTTGCAACCTTTCAAAAGTATCCAGTGACAAGTTGTCAGCTTATCAACATGTCCGTGCAACTTTAAATCCGGCAACCAGATCTCTCGCTTTTTCTATtgtatttaaacattttttttttcaaaaaagaacggtggcagggttggcgttgtggtgagagcacttgccttccaccaatgtggcccggcccgggttcgatttccgcactcggcgtcaaatgtggattgagtttgttggttctcttctctgctatGAGAAGTTTTCCcctgggtactccggttttcccctctcaccaaaaaccaacatttgatttgatttgcagaaaacatttgtaaatACCGATTTGAGCTATAtcgatttgatttcctcaaGAATTGTAATGTGTTACTGAAAAACCCCTTGTGGGGAGTTGTCAATATGAAGTATTgtaaacttttgaaaatgtatgttgcaacatacgaaacgtcaagtcgaattatttgaaatgctttgtttaacaatgtttatcaccgccttgtgtgttatttttctatGAAACCTCGATGACCTAAGAACAAAGGTCTCTAGAATTATTATCTCCTGGAAGAAGGAGGCACGAATTAGAGGGAGAGCAAGAAACACCAGCCTCTGATTAGCaaatctgtcactttttatcTCCGCAAAACTGTTTTATATATTCTGCTTGTGAGCTacgctttcctttttttgccaCTTAGAAAAAAGTCAGTTGCTgcagtatttttttatttattattattgttattattattattattattattattttaactgGAGCGCATTCAAGAACATCCTACTAAAAGGgaacctttctttgtttttccaccTGTGAGACCACCTGCCTATTAAACAGACTAAAAACAGGGAAACAATTTACaaaagtgttttgtttgatCATTCCGGTCCCatttgttattacatttttatggtttatttctgaaaaatttgAGGACGTAAATCGTTTTTGCCAATATGCATAATTTTAAGCAGTGCTTTTAAGAGAAAGGCTTTATTTTTGCGACACACCCTCTCAGCTAACTTGTTGGAATTCTCCCACTATGTAAAAACCATTGAAGCGGAAAGGGCGTGGCtggtgtaaaataaaataagatgTTTGTACTACATTTTTCCCTCATAAAGGTATTGAGGCttgtaaaataatattcaCAAATAGTCGTAcgtttttgtttccaaaagGAAGCGTGGAAACGTCTCAAAAAAGTCACATCGCAAAAAAAATGCCGAAATAAATCGTTAAGCATTACGTAGAAAAATcgtttaatattttgaattagGTAACTGATGTTTGTACGAAAGTTTATTCTATAAACTAATATGAATCAGTGCAGGGGAATATATTAAGGGTATTTGTGGCAAAACGACACCTATATAAAACCACAAATATAAAGTTTATTGCCAGCCTGCCTCATTTGTCAGCTGTGACATTGTCAGTGTGGAGTTCTTTGCCAACTTGTTTATCGTGGCTTACAccaaaaacgaaagaaaagatATGTCAAATTACAATTCATACTCACTCAGTGTATCTTGTGTTGTCCCGTTTGACCATATAATTTCCATAATCAGTAAAAACCTTGTTTAACTTTTGCGGCCTTCATCAAGCATCGTCCACTTGAGTTGAGGTGTCACGTGTTGTTTTAAGGAACTTTTCCGCTACTATGGCAACAGTGACGTTATCAGTTCTCAGTGAGATGATCATTTCCCGCCATGTTTGGAGTCAAAGTTTGTTTCTAAACTTTTCTGATCATTTCACTTGCGAAATGACGGTTCATGATAAAATCAGGCTGGAAACGTATTTGTAAAGAAAGTGGAACAGCATAAACTTTAGTATTGTATCGATTGGTTCAGAGTGTTTTATAAAATGCGACGTTAAAAtctattttgaaaaaagttcaatttcCATGGTCATTTCATGAGAATTTCGTTCAACTTTCCACGTGATTTTAAATGAAACAGGCATGCCAAAGTGTGAGACAGAGAAATGAGTTGAGTTGAATGTAATCAATGTGCACAATAAGATCATCCGTGTATGCAACTTGATGATActtagttatttatttaagaGCAGCCTGTTTCCTGGTTGGCCCTAACTGAAATTCTCATAAATGGTTGCATTCACTAAACGGCGGCCTTTTTCTTGGCATGGAGTACTCCAGCAATCACAGTTACTGTAGCTCAGTTTCGAGCAAGTAATCAGCGCAACTGTGGGAACAAAAAGTCTCAGGCTGAACGCCACGTCCTGTACGGCGTTTTTCTCGTGACCAACAGAACAAAAAGcgttttgcttgttttagcGTTTCACATTTCCGCGCTAAAAAGCGGCGGGACCCGTTGAAACCAACAGGTGACCGTGTTTACGTCACTGTCTTTAGAAAGGAGACCTCCACTGAACTTTTGCCGCTCGCCATGTTAAAATGGCGTCAGTCTATAGATTCTTCAAGCATGACGCTACCCACGTTTCGAGGTAAGAAACGCTTCATTTGACACACTAGAAAACTGAAGAGTGCTTGAACAGATCTTAACGAACGCTTGCTGTTCCAGGTGACAACAAATGGGCGAGCGCAACAAAGAACTTTATATTCTAATACGTGTAAGGAACAATCGTTTCCAATAGTTTTGGTCGAAAATTCTTTTGATGTTCAGCTATGAACAATTTCGCTTCTCAGAAATTTGCATGGTGCCTGAGTTTCAACAAGTTAATTCGCCCATTTGAAGAggaatttctttgttgtttcttaTGAGTTTGTGTTCTATTGATCGCACGGTCAACTGTAAACAACAGCTATTTTCTCACGAGAATTCATTTCTTAATTCACCTACTATTGAAGAGAAGCAGTGAtaactcaaatcacttttgaacaaaattaatgatagtTACTTAAAGATCAAAGATTATAAGTAAGTGGGAAATTTTCGCACAAACTAAAACTTGTGGTTGTGTCCACTGCTAATTGCTTAAACTACCACTGCTGAGGAAATGTTTGCATTCCCACAACTTGGGTTACGTAGAAGGCTTTGTATGTTCATCTTTTTGCTACATAAGTTACGTAGAAACAGTCAAGTTCAAGTTGAAAACTTGGATCATTGATATTGCACTCTCCCATTCACGATTTCATATTGCGTATACGCAGGTGAGAAACATGAATCTCAAACAGTTGGCTTTGCAACGGAATTGCATGCAAAAGCGGACAATTGCAGTTTCTCAGATGTAGGATGTTATATAGACCTCCTAACGGAAAGGGGAGCTACCTTGCTCTTCTGGGAAACATGTTCATTCTCCCCTTTTCTGgttaaaagttgtttttttcttttccttgtttctttttttattccttgtttCTCTGTTCCGCAAGGAGTTTGGTTCGTGtttattcttttttcctcCGTCAAATGTTGATCGATCAATCTTTCAATCTGAGTTAGCTATGTTCTTCTTTATTCATTTGTCTCCCAAAATTCAAGTAATTGTTATTCGTAATTGTAATAAAGTGTCTCGCTAAATCAGAGGCTATAAAAGTGGCGTGCAATTCATGATTTACTGACAGCGGGATACTTTTTTGCtccaattttttcaaattgaaccAGTCGTTTGAAGTCGCAGTAGCTATTTTTTAAGCGAtattttgtgtgaaaatgtaATAGGTCCACGGTATAATGAATGATTTGTGCTTTCCCTTACTTGTCCTCCACCTGTATAAACTGCTACAAAAGACAAGCCGTCCAAAACTACAACAAACAACGTACACGTCGATCttttcttatgcaaatcaTGGCAgtcaaattaatttattcaacaAGGCTAAACACAGGACGGAGCGAACTTCGTGAAATTATGGCAGGCTAAAGGTAAATGCCACAGGTGTACtcaaaacttgttttcatctTTGAACTGACGGCAGATGAATCTAGAGCTGATGAAAACGATTTCGCCCGAAGATCGAGGCTTCACTCTGTAATCGTTGTGACGACAGACAAGTCCAATGTATGCTTTTAGAAAGGTTCACAATGGCGCCCAGTTATCCCATCCTACAACATCATCCCAAAACGCTGTTAGCTAAAAATAAGAACAGCATTGTCAAACGTGGTAAGCGAACCTCTTATCCTTCTATTAACCGCTATTGATTCCAAGCTTTTTGTTACGAAATGAGACAAAATTCATTGAGCTTTTGTCGAGCTTGCATGCAACATTGATCATGGGTTTCTCAAGGAGGTTATAAAATTATTCGAGCGAGGTATGCAAATAACATGACTCAAATGGAGCGAAAATATAATAGTAtgtgtatatattttttatgttgCGGGAATTAATCCGTACCACTAGCAGTTACTTTTTGTGTAGTAGTGGCTAGATGACTGAGATGGCTAGCCTTTTTTTAACTGTAAACCCCGTGTCGATCTGAATAATTTATCCCAAATCATTGCAGATATAAACAAAACGTATACACATGGAGCCGCCGTTTGACGTTTAAGTATCAATTATCTTCTTTTACTTAATCGCAGCAGTCTCTGCTTAAATTGGCGAAATTGTGCAACATCGATGTTTCATCCATTTCTAATCGTTTGCAACTGAAGTGAATGCTAGCTTCATGCTTGTCTATTAAATTTCGTCATTGAAAATACATCAAGTTCAGTGAATAAtgcctttccttttttgtgtgtgtaaaTTGGTATAATAGTTTTCAGTAATTTGTTGTCATGCAGTGCCTGCGAGGGTTTGAAGTTTCACCTGATTCGCGTTTTGTCGTTAGGCCATCGCACACTGGCTTGATCAAAACTTTGCTGACTACTCCAAAAGTGGAaaaagctttttgttttttatgccCTTTAGTTGTTGCAGTGAATCATTTCCTCGCTTCAAATTCTCGAACGTGCAATATACGTTACAAAGGTTTCCTTTGTCCAAGAAGTTTGCTTGCGAAATTTCCGTTATTACACTTAGATTGTTTAACCATTGTTAAACATTTTCCTTCTCTGAAATCATTCGCATACTCGGTgtgtaattttttgtttctattaCATTTATTTATGGACATTTTTTGATATCGCGGTTTTACATGATCAATAGCATAGCGAGACTAGTCTTAGAAAATTCAATTCAGTTTACTATTATAGTATTATTAGTATACTATCTTATACAATTCAGTTAATTCAATTTACAAATGTGATTGTTCAGTTTACACTATTCCTTTCAACGCTCTGCTCCGTTCTTTCCAGCTCTTATAGGTATGAAATTTCCTAACTATTTCAACGTTTTGTGATATGATCCATTTCTGGCTATTCATTTTTAGATATTTCgtctcttctttgttttttcctgtTAAATGCTCATTGAGGTCATTCTTCAGGCTCTGGTGATATTTTGCTAGGAAATGGAAAACTACATTTACTTGCTTGACTTTGTAATCAGGGTATTGATGTTTAATCCCCGCCCTTAACTCTTTGTCCTTATCTTGCTTGATCTTCCACCTATCTGATTATATCAAGCCTATACCGCAGACTGTTCCTTCAATAAGTACCCATGTCTTCCACTCCTCACCCATTACTGTTATATCAACCTTGTttatttactattattattattgttgttgcaaTGCACCTGTTGAAGACCCTAAATATTTTCTGTACTGCCCAAGTTTTGCTGCTTTGCGTGAAAAGCGGTTTGCCACCGCTGCGCAGTCACTAAGAAATAGATCATATTCGATACTTAATGTTATGTGTTTTCACTGTGTCCAATCATTTATTTCCTTGTCCAACCGTTACTGTTAATTTCGATTTCTCTTTGTCTGTTTTGTTCGATCGTCACTTGtgaaggcattttttttttcttttctttataatTATGCATTGTAAACAGCGTAAGCTCTCTAGATGAGCTCTTTTTGCTCTTAGAGCAAATGTTGTAATAAATATCgtttaaacaaaaatacataTACATTTTTTctaatcatttttttgttgcagatTTCGACCCCCACAAGAAACCACCGTCGTCTAATTCTCTGACGCGTTTCGCATCCAACAATACCGGGTTACTATGTCTGTTTGGTATTTTAATGTTTCCCGTTTTACTGGGTCTTGCGGTCGGTTATGGCCTTGTTATACTCGGTATCGGTGCgtacaagaaaatgaaaaccgaAAAGTCCAAAACGAACGCAACGACAGAAGCCCAAAAAATTCAAGTTGTGCTAGGTGACAGAATTGTCGATTCTTCGTTTCCAAAAACCGTTTCTCTAAACGttcaagaaaccaaaaatCGCAGCTTTTCAGGTTCATCTGCTACGCGGTACTACTATCATCGTTTGTGCAACTTTTCCGACGAACTTGTGAACAGTGACGTCAAGAAAAACTTTGATGAGAGTTCCATTTCAGAGGATGACATGGACAACCGGTCACGTGACAAATCGCAAGCAGGTGCAAGGAATGTTGAGGAGTCTGACTCGAGCACGCATGCGTCACTCGAAGACAATTTGGATAAGACGGAAGACGAAGGTGAAAAAGAACTGGAGAGTCCGAAAAGTGACTTGCCGAGTTGTGGGGCATCTAGCGAGGATAATAGTCCGGTGAAAGAGAACAAGGCAAGTAAACCAAGCACACCAGAGAAAAAGCACTTGAACTTGCTTGAGGCAAACTCAAATGGTTCGACTCTTAAAGGCATTGGCTTGATAGAGGAAGACAAAGTTTCGTCGCCGGACAACACCGATGAAAATCGAGGGAGGATTCGATTTGCGTTGCATTATAACGTCGCTAAAACCGAGCTTCAAGTGAACATTATAAAAGCGATCAATCTTCCAATAACTGACAATAAACAAGGTATTAACCCAATGGTGAAACTGTCTCTGCTCCCACAGCAGTTTTGCTGGCAAAGGACGAAAATTGTCGATGCAACGCCAGACCCTATTTTTAATGAGACTTTCGTCATCTCCGGTTTTTCAAAGGACAGAATTCAAGATTACGAGCTCAAATTTAGAGTTGCGAATTTTCAGGACACTTTTAAAGAGCGTTATGGTGATGAAGTCATTGGCGAGATTCTGTTTCCGTTGTCGGAGCTGAAATTGACGGAGAACAGCGCCTCATTTTCGATCACCAAGTGGCTATACCTCAAACCACCCATCCCTCTAGCGGTAAGTAGGTTCAATTGGCCAGAATAACTTACGCCTGCACAATGATTCCTTGTtgaattcttggttttcattcacgtgatgagacggccatgttggtttacaaaacaatggcaaaacgtcgctcaagttttgcataatataATCAAagtcccaaaagacttttttcgctgttgttctgtacaccaatatggccgcagtgacgtcacatgaaaaccaagaatagcGTCTTTTGCTCTGACAAAACGTAGTCATTGCGGAATTCCATAATTTAGAAATCTCTGTCTGCAATGTAATGCAGCCCACCAGTTTCTGGTACCATCTGTGCTTAGAAAGATTTTTGGTCAGGTTAAGTGCATTTATCATTGCTACTTCTacgtttttgcttttgaaaaaaCGACACTATAAGTGGGGTTTGCCGAAACCCGTCCTGGCAAGTATCAGCTAGACCCTGCTGATGAGGCCAAAGAAGGCCGTAAAAGCTATACATGGTTGCCTGACACCTGCTCGGGTGGTATCGCTCAGCGCATGCGTACGGTGATGGGCCTTTCACAGACTTTCACTTTCCCATTATCCTCCTCTTCATGCAgccttaaacaaaagaagtttcGCCTCCCGACTCAACTGCAGTAACAGCTTTTGTAGATGTTGGATTTCCGTTAGTGTTCACTAGGATTATGAGGTTATTCCCGCCTCTTTGCAAAGTTGCTCTTTTCCTAAGCTAACAAGTTAATCAAGATTCCCCAGATCATGGGGAAAGGAGTCATAGCTGTCGCAGGTTACTGAgcactttttatttttcaggcaGAGGCGGGTGATCTCGGAGAGCTTTGTGTCTCTTTATGTTTTCGACCAATCAGCGGCCGTCTTATTGTGACTATCACAAAGATCCGTGGACTTCCAAAAGTAACCGCTGACCGTACGGGTATGTGGgccattttgctttgtttgattgttcgtttgtgttttttcattaaaaaagaaaagtggatCATAACTTGGGAGCATACGCGTAAATTTCGTGATCGGTTTTCACGAAAGATAGCTaaaagatttaaaagaaaaaacgagaCTTATGCCTTTCATCGCACATTTAACGATGGTGTTTCCATGTTTGCCGCTGTGATAAGGGCATTTGCCTTCCAACAATTTATTCCGGGTTCAATTCTCAGACTCGTTGTCGGAAGAGTTAAGAAGATTGTTCACTCCCTATCGTGCTGCGCGAGGATTTTGCctctttaatttgattttcactttggttcaaaagGCTGAATCTTGTTTTGATGAGAGTTTAGTAATTTGACTTGCAGCGGGCCTCAGACAGTGTTGAGTACCATTTCAGTGTTACCGCAGTTGACACCGCACACACTAAAATAAATCTAGTTAGTTAGCTCTGCGTTTCAAAGTGACTAGCTATGATAAATGGTGTTTATTTTCCAGTAACTACGGCACTTATAGCTCCGTTGTACCGTCTTTCAGTCGTATTGTTAACAGCAAATCCCGACTGTTCTCCGATGTTTACCGAACTGATTATTAAACTGACTCAATCGTGTGCGGTAGCTCGAAATATTCCGTTATCTTTGTCGGTGTCCGGAATTAAGCGGTAGCCGAGTGacaacaaaagaggaaaacgaCAGACTTTGCGTTTTAACGATTTCAAAGATTGTTCAAATGATTTCTTCGTTCGGTTTTATCTAGACCCTTATGTCAAGCTCGCCTTGTACTGTGACGGTGTACGCATGTCTAAAGCCAACACGCGCGTCAAACGTAGGAGCCTCAATCCCGTGTACAACGAGAAGTTCAATTTCAATGTGTCCGCTGACCAGATATCTCTGACCACCATAGTGCTCAAGATTGTCAATCATTCGGAGATCAACAATGGTGGTGGAAGCCTGGGCGCTGTTATTCTTGGTTTTGATTCATTAGGGTCTGGGCAAGAGCAGTGGAAGTCCATGATCGAGTCACCGAGTAGACATGTTGAAAAATGGCACAAGCTCCAAAAGGATTTTTGTTGACTAGGGTTCTGTAGTTGTGGACAACGATAATAGCGCCGAAAATTATGATTGAGGTTTTCAGGTGTGTGTGCAAAATGCGAATCAACCTTTTCAGATGTCTCTTAGGTTTCATACTAGACCAGAAGCTTTAACTTCCAAGGATGCAGAAATTCAGTATGGTATCCCAATTTGCCGAACTCTCTATTACAAGGCACAATCACGCTTGAGGTTTGCACACGTGTGTCCAGGTGTAAATCAGCTTTTTCAGGTGTCCTCTTGGTTTTGCATCAAACCTTTGGCCATAAATTCCAAGGTCTCAGTAACTATGGTGCAGCAGTTTGCTATTATCTCTCTATTTCAAAACGAGATGAATTTCTCCTCGTAGACTCAAAATCCTTGATGAGAGCTAGATGGCTTTAACCCGACCTCATCACTCCCCTTTCTTTCTCGgtttttcaaactggcatCCCTTCCTAACGCGCAGCATTTAAAAGTAAACGAAGTCGCATTGCAGACCTATGTATGACGCAGCTGAGTTGCAAGCTGATAAGTCTACCGCTTGTCAAGCGAATTGGCATTAAGATTTCTTCTTCGCGTGTGATTGACTAAAGAAAACGTGTGTCCTTAGCATGTATTAAAGCACAAAAGGACTTCAGGATAAATACAATATTGAATGAGGATTATTACAGTGATTATGCAACCAGTGTCCCACTTGCTAAAGTGCCTGGTACTCTGGCTCTAAAGAAGTTTCATGTTAGTGGTATAACGTTCAACATAacaagttgttgttgttttttccctGCTCAAATCAACCCTATCTCCATTAATTATCTTGCGAGGTAATCCATTTACTTCCTGAAGCATCCTTGCAGTTATATGCCAGTCCCCTCCGTCCACGTTTTCTCTGAGGCACAAGAATGCGAAGGAAATGCGCGAAAAACTTTGGTGTTCACCATGATCATTGTACTTCTTTCATCGGGTCCTCGATAGAATGCGGTAGGtcttaaaattccaaacaaccgGAAAACTACTGTCGCTCTATAATAAGTGCGATTGTTGTCACTGGGCCAATATGTTTGAAGCAATGAAGACCTCACACCACGATCCAATTTTACCTCCTAGTTTTCATTGGCTCAATTGAGTTCTATTTATATTGGCATTgtgaattaaatgaaatttcctttgcCACAGCAATGGTAGGATCGATTTACCCCTATGAAGGTTCTACTTATGTTGCATGGGTCGAAAAAGGAGCGGATTTTCCTTTGCCCAATCTGCCGAGCTCTCTGTGTGGCGCTCTTAGGGCAATGTTTTCGCTAAATTTGAGACTTTTGTCAGCCGAACTTTTGCTAATTAATTAATGTGATCGGGCTGTATGACGCTTTTACGGCTCTTCGACGACAATATTTTGTCGCCAAGgtcttttaaaaacaaaacaaaaattaaatggGCCAACAGAGTATTGTACAAGACCGCTAATCTCCTAAGGTCTCCAttaaggttttcattttccaagaGAAAGATCATCGCACTTCAAACAGTAACCTCCGCAGCAGTTGTGGAGAAAACCCAGCTGGAAAAATCTGAACTCTTGACGAAATCATGACTTGGCGATGACAATGAGTGTCCTGCGAGGGCAAATTTTGTAACAACACAGAAGCCAGCCAGAGAGATGCGGCAGCGGTTTAAGCAAAGACAAACAATGTGGCCTATAGCCACTGATATTTTATGTGAAAGGTGAATTCGTATTTGTGCACTTTGTGTTTCAGTCCCAATTTAGAAGAAGTTTATTTTTGCGCTCATCTGCCGTTATGTAATTAATCACTTAAGTTCTAGCAAACTCAAACTTCATTCTCTTCCTGGTCTTTGGGTAACCTCAACCAGTTTTATCTCATCACGGAACGTGGGAAGGATGAGAGGAATTCGCGATAAAATAAAATCGATGTTTTGCATAGAACTAATCCAATAATGCGGATAATTTGATATCTGTGAGTCTTATCATAGCATCCGTATAGTAAGCAGATTCAGAAGAAAAGATTTTGCCACCCAGAATTTGGGAAAACATCTTTTCCGAGACCTGCACGCACTTTATGAGGCCTTCCCGCGAAACTAGGGATGGTTTCTCGCAGGCATCTCTCAATCCTCGTTCTCTCGCGATCCACGCAACGTTAAGTCAACGCACCATGCACGTACATAGTTCGTGGTTGTCATGATTTTGTGCGCGTATTCGAACACGCATACACCAACCCCTAGCTAAGACTTTGAGActctaaaatgaaaaaaaagcagtGATGAGAATTGCTGTTTAGTTTTCTTCAAGTATTACTCGCGTTCTACTTGCAAGCATTCAAAATATGCAAGCGAGAGAGAGATTTCTTACGCGCTTTGAAAATTAAAGTATTAACTGAGCACTAGTCAGTATCTTAATCGCTTAATAAGTAGTTTTGATTTATCTAAAGGTTCTGAGTTTATTTGTTAAGACAAATCTTTGATTTCAACCACCGATAACCTCACATATCTGATCAAAACGACAGCCACCGTTTCGTGATTTGTCGAAATAATTGTCAAATCCGCACGTTTGACATCAATATGGGTGAAAGAGTTTCCTTATTgtgcaaaattgaaattttaatggTTATTACATGACCCCTTCTCCTAGAGTTAAGAGCTTTCTCTCCAAGTAAAGATTGAAGAAACAGCTTTCAGTTTGCTGGTAATCCTTTCCGCGAACAACATTCCTTAACCGGTGATTAAAGGCTACATTTACTTATTGTTCTTGGACCTTTTGACATCGCCATTTCGTCTGtttgtaaaaatattttgatttcGATACAATGTTGAAACAAGTCATtacctttttttcaattaatatGCCcatctgcaaaacaaaaacatactTTGAAGGATCGATGTGGCGCTCAGTTTTACACAACAGTGAAGAGTGTTCGAAAATACACAACCGTTTCTGACTTGCGGTCAACGTCTCAATATTTCCAGAAGAAAATCGCTGCTATACATGATCTTTTCTCGTATCCGATGGCTTGTTCATCTTCCATAAGAAAGAAATTACCCTGGCTTTGCAAATGGAACACGCCAAAGCCGGTTTAGTTTAATatttatgaaaacaaagaagtttAAGGCCTAGAGTGTTGTTCTAGGGGTTTAGGTGGCGTATTTTAAATTCGTTTCTTGCTGAAACAGCTAAGAAAATAAAGGCGGTATGCTTCTAACCACCGTAGCAGATGTTTTAAGACGCtgtcatgaaaacaaaaccgacaaaaatgataacaaaacaagatgtTGTCCCCGCAAATTGGCAATA is a window from the Acropora palmata chromosome 1, jaAcrPala1.3, whole genome shotgun sequence genome containing:
- the LOC141883341 gene encoding uncharacterized protein LOC141883341 isoform X4, translating into MLLERFTMAPSYPILQHHPKTLLAKNKNSIVKRDFDPHKKPPSSNSLTRFASNNTGLLCLFGILMFPVLLGLAVGYGLVILGIGAYKKMKTEKSKTNATTEAQKIQVVLGDRIVDSSFPKTVSLNVQETKNRSFSGSSATRYYYHRLCNFSDELVNSDVKKNFDESSISEDDMDNRSRDKSQAGARNVEESDSSTHASLEDNLDKTEDEGEKELESPKSDLPSCGASSEDNSPVKENKASKPSTPEKKHLNLLEANSNGSTLKGIGLIEEDKVSSPDNTDENRGRIRFALHYNVAKTELQVNIIKAINLPITDNKQGINPMVKLSLLPQQFCWQRTKIVDATPDPIFNETFVISGFSKDRIQDYELKFRVANFQDTFKERYGDEVIGEILFPLSELKLTENSASFSITKWLYLKPPIPLAAEAGDLGELCVSLCFRPISGRLIVTITKIRGLPKVTADRTGGPGRILETLIQQMKKSRAPPQVS
- the LOC141883341 gene encoding synaptotagmin-4-like isoform X2; the protein is MLKWRQSIDSSSMTLPTFRDFDPHKKPPSSNSLTRFASNNTGLLCLFGILMFPVLLGLAVGYGLVILGIGAYKKMKTEKSKTNATTEAQKIQVVLGDRIVDSSFPKTVSLNVQETKNRSFSGSSATRYYYHRLCNFSDELVNSDVKKNFDESSISEDDMDNRSRDKSQAGARNVEESDSSTHASLEDNLDKTEDEGEKELESPKSDLPSCGASSEDNSPVKENKASKPSTPEKKHLNLLEANSNGSTLKGIGLIEEDKVSSPDNTDENRGRIRFALHYNVAKTELQVNIIKAINLPITDNKQGINPMVKLSLLPQQFCWQRTKIVDATPDPIFNETFVISGFSKDRIQDYELKFRVANFQDTFKERYGDEVIGEILFPLSELKLTENSASFSITKWLYLKPPIPLAAEAGDLGELCVSLCFRPISGRLIVTITKIRGLPKVTADRTDPYVKLALYCDGVRMSKANTRVKRRSLNPVYNEKFNFNVSADQISLTTIVLKIVNHSEINNGGGSLGAVILGFDSLGSGQEQWKSMIESPSRHVEKWHKLQKDFC
- the LOC141883341 gene encoding synaptotagmin-7-like isoform X3, producing MFPVLLGLAVGYGLVILGIGAYKKMKTEKSKTNATTEAQKIQVVLGDRIVDSSFPKTVSLNVQETKNRSFSGSSATRYYYHRLCNFSDELVNSDVKKNFDESSISEDDMDNRSRDKSQAGARNVEESDSSTHASLEDNLDKTEDEGEKELESPKSDLPSCGASSEDNSPVKENKASKPSTPEKKHLNLLEANSNGSTLKGIGLIEEDKVSSPDNTDENRGRIRFALHYNVAKTELQVNIIKAINLPITDNKQGINPMVKLSLLPQQFCWQRTKIVDATPDPIFNETFVISGFSKDRIQDYELKFRVANFQDTFKERYGDEVIGEILFPLSELKLTENSASFSITKWLYLKPPIPLAAEAGDLGELCVSLCFRPISGRLIVTITKIRGLPKVTADRTDPYVKLALYCDGVRMSKANTRVKRRSLNPVYNEKFNFNVSADQISLTTIVLKIVNHSEINNGGGSLGAVILGFDSLGSGQEQWKSMIESPSRHVEKWHKLQKDFC
- the LOC141883341 gene encoding synaptotagmin-4-like isoform X1, whose product is MLLERFTMAPSYPILQHHPKTLLAKNKNSIVKRDFDPHKKPPSSNSLTRFASNNTGLLCLFGILMFPVLLGLAVGYGLVILGIGAYKKMKTEKSKTNATTEAQKIQVVLGDRIVDSSFPKTVSLNVQETKNRSFSGSSATRYYYHRLCNFSDELVNSDVKKNFDESSISEDDMDNRSRDKSQAGARNVEESDSSTHASLEDNLDKTEDEGEKELESPKSDLPSCGASSEDNSPVKENKASKPSTPEKKHLNLLEANSNGSTLKGIGLIEEDKVSSPDNTDENRGRIRFALHYNVAKTELQVNIIKAINLPITDNKQGINPMVKLSLLPQQFCWQRTKIVDATPDPIFNETFVISGFSKDRIQDYELKFRVANFQDTFKERYGDEVIGEILFPLSELKLTENSASFSITKWLYLKPPIPLAAEAGDLGELCVSLCFRPISGRLIVTITKIRGLPKVTADRTDPYVKLALYCDGVRMSKANTRVKRRSLNPVYNEKFNFNVSADQISLTTIVLKIVNHSEINNGGGSLGAVILGFDSLGSGQEQWKSMIESPSRHVEKWHKLQKDFC